Proteins encoded within one genomic window of Rhododendron vialii isolate Sample 1 chromosome 1a, ASM3025357v1:
- the LOC131304368 gene encoding putative serine/threonine-protein kinase: MYADISHRPQLIIFESHQQLGRHIMGSSCSCCGTEKVNNGIASGSGNVDGTGSSNPWRIFTYKELSSATNGFSDHNKLGEGGFGSVYWGKTSDGLQIAVKKLKSMSTKAEMEFAVEVEVLGRVRHKNLLGLRGYCADADQRLIVYDYMPNLSLASHLHGQFAHEVHLDWERRINIALGSAEGLLYLHHEVTPHIIHRDIKASNVLLDSNFEPLVADFGFAKMIPDGVSHLTTRVKGTLGYLAPEYAMWGKVSESCDVYSYGILLMELLTGRKPIQKLPGEGKRTITEWAEPLITKGRYRELGDPSLRGNFDKNQMKHFVNVAALCVQYEPDKRPTMKEVVGLLKGYEPNGIVNQMRMGSVKCEDEGGDENEGSSYD; encoded by the exons ATGTATGCAGATATCTCCCACAGGCCACAGCTTATCATTTTTGAATCCCACCAACAGCTGGGAAGGCATATTATGGGATCATCCTGCTCCTGTTGTGGCACAGAGAAGGTCAATAACGG AATCGCCAGTGGAAGCGGTAACGTCGACGGTACTGGCAGTAGCAATCCATGGAGGATATTCACGTACAAGGAGTTGAGTTCAGCCACTAATGGTTTCAGTGATCATAACAAGCTTGGTGAAGGAGGGTTTGGTAGTGTTTACTGGGGGAAAACGTCTGATGGCCTCCAG ATAGCAGTGAAGAAGCTGAAGTCAATGAGCACAAAAGCAGAGATGGAATTTGCAGTGGAAGTAGAAGTACTGGGAAGGGTGAGGCACAAGAACTTGTTGGGCCTGAGGGGATACTGTGCTGATGCAGATCAACGGCTCATAGTGTACGATTACATGCCCAATCTCAGCTTGGCTTCTCATCTCCATGGCCAATTTGCTCATGAAGTTCATCTTGATTGGGAAAGAAGAATCAACATTGCTCTGGGCTCTGCTGAAGGCCTCCT GTACTTGCACCATGAGGTTACGCCCCACATTATTCACAGGGACATCAAGGCAAGCAATGTGCTGCTGGATTCCAACTTCGAGCCACTCGTTGCGGATTTCGGTTTTGCAAAGATGATTCCCGATGGTGTGAGCCACCTGACAACCCGCGTCAAGGGCACCTTGGGGTACCTAGCCCCAGAATACGCTATGTGGGGAAAGGTTTCAGAGAGTTGCGATGTTTACAGCTACGGAATTCTTCTCATGGAGCTTCTCACTGGAAGAAAGCCGATACAAAAACTTCCCGGTGAAGGCAAGAGGACCATAACCGAATGGGCCGAGCCTCTGATAACCAAAGGGAGGTATAGGGAACTGGGTGATCCAAGCCTTCGAGGCAATTTCGacaaaaaccaaatgaaacactTTGTCAATGTCGCGGCCCTTTGCGTGCAATACGAGCCCGATAAGAGGCCCACTATGAAGGAAGTAGTGGGGCTTTTGAAAGGGTATGAACCAAATGGGATAGTGAACCAAATGAGAATGGGAAGTGTCAAATGTGAGGATGAAGGTGGTGATGAGAATGAGGGTTCTTCTTATGATTAG